From the genome of Fibrobacter sp., one region includes:
- a CDS encoding sugar phosphate nucleotidyltransferase: MKIVLPVAGNGLRLRPYTEDRPKCLLPLAGKTIIDWIVDDAIRLKPTETIFITGYKAEKIDEFLKSKPEWGAVRTVLQSDPQGLGEAISLSLPYINDDEPLLIILGDTLFEADLSILKNAQENILYTYKVEDPKRFGVAVVGEGGCIERLVEKPQEFVSDEAIVGIYYIKDVKALKESLKYLMDNDIRTKGEFQLTDALERMIEMGCKFRTAPVSRWLDCGLVETLLDTNAHVLKKNDNSKEFSQPGVEIIPPCFIGKNAKIHGCKIGPFVAIGEDCELSGVEIRDAIVWNGVKISNGIVKNTVVHK; this comes from the coding sequence ATGAAGATTGTTTTGCCTGTTGCTGGAAACGGCTTGAGACTGCGTCCTTACACGGAGGACCGTCCCAAATGCCTTCTCCCGTTGGCCGGGAAGACCATCATCGACTGGATTGTCGATGATGCTATCCGTCTCAAGCCGACCGAGACGATTTTCATTACGGGCTACAAGGCCGAAAAGATTGACGAGTTCTTGAAGTCGAAGCCCGAATGGGGCGCGGTGCGTACCGTGCTCCAGTCCGATCCGCAGGGCCTCGGCGAGGCTATCAGCCTGTCGCTTCCGTATATAAACGATGACGAGCCCCTCCTGATTATTCTCGGCGATACTCTTTTCGAGGCCGACCTCTCCATTTTGAAAAACGCCCAGGAGAACATCCTCTACACGTACAAGGTCGAAGACCCGAAGCGTTTCGGCGTCGCCGTGGTGGGCGAGGGCGGCTGCATCGAGCGCCTTGTTGAAAAGCCGCAGGAATTCGTGAGCGACGAGGCCATCGTGGGCATTTACTACATCAAGGATGTGAAGGCTCTCAAGGAATCCCTCAAGTACTTGATGGACAACGACATTCGCACCAAGGGCGAGTTCCAGCTGACGGATGCCCTCGAGAGGATGATTGAGATGGGCTGCAAGTTCCGGACCGCGCCTGTTTCTCGCTGGCTCGATTGCGGGCTTGTCGAAACCCTTCTCGATACGAATGCGCATGTTCTGAAGAAAAATGACAATTCCAAGGAATTTTCCCAGCCGGGAGTCGAGATTATCCCGCCTTGCTTCATCGGCAAGAACGCGAAAATCCATGGCTGCAAGATTGGCCCGTTTGTCGCCATCGGAGAGGACTGCGAACTTTCCGGAGTTGAAATCCGCGACGCCATCGTGTGGAACGGGGTCAAGATTTCGAACGGCATCGTGAAGAATACCGTCGTTCACAAATAA